From a single Fusobacterium pseudoperiodonticum genomic region:
- a CDS encoding hemin transporter gives MVRAIGDQVEKNPEYLSILDKKAINNGKIDDKTQVEKVSVMNKLLNDALRAKGYAGPDIKMVLTDVTDPNGPFYTDTLTNVVVFDRKQLANLDRDKILNILGHEFGHYSKEDNKTGNQTIANYSGDKLEDRTKAMVSKEATEDTLASIRNNPNVITGEEGRLLAESIPMDRREYYEGLTIAFEGAAGPGGGKLERGIIYYKDPKTGKEEFGYVKGWQIYVGVTLPDIGVSVNSYDKPDVPIKDFEGYYGSVKGKVAYYVRGELEMEISKNKGKFKGNIGLGTPTIGFLTGIGKNKVILLENLSEVNKERIRKLIDSKNEIETAYKTMQELKNLKDVVEEITGEKIDLEKYDSEDFSE, from the coding sequence ATGGTGAGAGCAATAGGTGACCAAGTAGAAAAAAATCCAGAATACTTATCAATACTAGATAAAAAAGCAATAAATAATGGAAAAATAGACGATAAAACACAAGTAGAAAAAGTATCAGTAATGAATAAGTTATTAAATGATGCCCTAAGAGCAAAAGGATATGCAGGACCAGACATAAAAATGGTACTAACAGATGTAACAGATCCAAATGGACCATTTTATACAGATACATTAACAAATGTGGTAGTATTTGATAGAAAGCAATTAGCTAACCTGGATAGAGATAAAATACTAAATATATTAGGACATGAATTTGGACATTACAGTAAGGAAGATAATAAGACAGGAAACCAAACTATAGCTAATTATTCAGGAGATAAATTAGAAGATAGAACAAAAGCTATGGTAAGTAAGGAAGCAACAGAAGATACCTTAGCAAGTATAAGAAATAATCCGAATGTAATAACAGGAGAAGAAGGAAGATTATTAGCTGAAAGTATTCCTATGGATAGAAGGGAGTATTATGAAGGATTGACAATAGCTTTTGAAGGGGCTGCAGGACCAGGAGGGGGAAAATTAGAAAGGGGCATAATTTACTATAAGGATCCGAAAACAGGAAAAGAAGAATTTGGATATGTAAAAGGATGGCAAATATATGTTGGAGTAACATTACCTGATATAGGAGTAAGTGTAAATTCATATGATAAGCCAGATGTACCAATTAAAGATTTTGAAGGATATTATGGTTCAGTAAAAGGAAAAGTAGCTTATTATGTAAGAGGAGAACTTGAAATGGAAATATCTAAGAATAAAGGAAAATTTAAAGGAAATATTGGATTAGGAACTCCAACTATTGGATTTTTAACAGGAATAGGAAAAAATAAAGTAATTCTATTAGAAAATTTATCAGAAGTTAATAAAGAAAGAATAAGGAAATTAATAGATTCTAAAAATGAAATTGAAACTGCTTATAAAACTATGCAAGAGTTAAAAAATTTAAAAGATGTTGTAGAAGAAATTACTGGTGAAAAAATTGATTTAGAAAAATATGATTCGGAGGATTTTTCAGAATGA
- a CDS encoding M48 family metalloprotease, whose protein sequence is MILLIFLFILSRQQDLYSTTNTVVFDRTMLANANRDKILNILGHEFGHYSKEDNKTGNQTIANYTGAKLEDRTKAMVSKEATEDTLTAIRNNPNVITGEEGRLLAESIPMDRREYDAYIYERDLNLNFTIPLIKKDINVAKGVIAHSGVTLIPSIQSDFFDEDGNLKEKYIKRGYSKPHKFPNGRLGWVKAGFKGEESKGEPKDKLVIRINPFEDVVVNDNLLGGNNQTYLTGRIVGKLKPPKNVSDTQMIENIMEKEIDGNSVDYSALPQLYINLPGGVKLQLTNGYNCHSVTGTLSQGFEPYGDERNNLPKQRGGEISDEDYNKYRYSPMKRLAPGLGNIIPKKYLRRMEE, encoded by the coding sequence ATGATTTTACTTATCTTTTTATTTATTCTTTCAAGACAACAAGATTTATATTCTACAACAAATACAGTAGTATTTGATAGAACAATGTTAGCAAATGCAAATAGAGATAAAATACTAAATATATTAGGACATGAATTTGGACATTATAGTAAAGAAGATAATAAGACAGGAAACCAAACTATAGCTAATTATACAGGAGCTAAATTAGAAGACAGAACAAAAGCTATGGTAAGTAAGGAAGCAACAGAAGATACCCTAACAGCAATAAGAAATAATCCAAATGTAATAACAGGAGAAGAAGGAAGATTATTAGCTGAAAGTATTCCTATGGATAGAAGGGAATATGATGCCTATATTTATGAGAGAGATCTCAATTTAAACTTTACTATACCACTTATAAAAAAAGATATAAATGTAGCAAAAGGAGTTATTGCACATTCAGGTGTAACTTTAATTCCAAGTATACAAAGTGATTTTTTTGATGAAGATGGAAACTTAAAAGAAAAGTATATTAAACGAGGTTATTCAAAGCCACATAAATTTCCTAATGGGCGTTTAGGTTGGGTAAAAGCTGGATTTAAAGGAGAAGAATCTAAAGGAGAACCTAAGGATAAATTGGTTATTAGAATTAATCCATTTGAAGATGTTGTAGTAAACGATAACTTATTAGGCGGTAATAATCAAACTTATCTAACTGGAAGAATTGTAGGTAAATTAAAACCACCTAAAAATGTTTCTGATACTCAAATGATAGAAAATATTATGGAAAAAGAGATAGATGGAAATAGTGTAGATTATTCGGCATTACCACAACTATATATTAATTTACCAGGTGGTGTTAAACTTCAATTAACTAATGGATATAATTGCCATTCAGTGACAGGAACTTTAAGTCAAGGATTTGAACCATATGGAGATGAAAGAAACAATTTGCCAAAGCAAAGAGGTGGAGAAATTAGTGACGAAGATTATAATAAATATAGATATTCACCAATGAAGAGACTTGCACCAGGTTTAGGAAATATTATTCCTAAGAAATATTTAAGAAGAATGGAGGAATAA
- the cobU gene encoding bifunctional adenosylcobinamide kinase/adenosylcobinamide-phosphate guanylyltransferase, with protein MGKIIFFTGGSRSGKSKFAEEYIYEQKYKNKIYFATAIAFDDEMQDRIERHIKRRGNTWKTIEGFKNLISLVKNDIDSTDVILFDCITNFVSNFMIMDRDIDWDKVDLSVVQEIEDQIEEEMSNFLEFIRSKKTDCVFVTNEIGSGLVPDYPLGRHFRDICGRINQLVAKNSDEAYLAVSGIKVKIK; from the coding sequence ATGGGAAAGATTATATTTTTTACTGGTGGAAGTAGAAGTGGAAAAAGTAAATTTGCTGAAGAATATATTTACGAACAAAAATATAAAAATAAAATTTATTTTGCTACAGCTATAGCTTTTGACGATGAAATGCAAGATAGAATTGAAAGACATATTAAAAGAAGAGGTAACACTTGGAAAACGATAGAAGGTTTTAAAAATCTTATCTCTCTTGTAAAAAATGATATAGATAGTACTGATGTAATTTTGTTTGACTGTATTACAAATTTTGTTTCTAATTTCATGATAATGGATAGAGATATAGATTGGGATAAAGTAGATCTATCTGTAGTTCAAGAAATAGAAGATCAAATTGAAGAAGAAATGTCTAATTTTTTAGAATTTATTAGATCAAAAAAGACTGACTGTGTTTTTGTAACAAATGAAATTGGTTCAGGTCTTGTACCTGATTATCCTTTAGGTAGACACTTTAGAGATATTTGTGGAAGAATCAATCAGCTTGTTGCAAAGAATTCTGATGAAGCTTATTTAGCTGTTTCAGGAATAAAAGTAAAAATTAAATAA
- the cobS gene encoding adenosylcobinamide-GDP ribazoletransferase, with protein MKGFLLLLSFMTRIPMPKIDYDEEKLGKSMKLFPLVGIVIGFILLFFSIVFSYVLSNLSFSAFLPIIILVVILTDLISTGALHLDGLADTFDGIFSYRSKHKMLEIMKDSRLGSNGALALILYFLIKFVLLYSLLMEDQGETVFAVLTYPVVARLCSVISCASAPYARGSGMGKTFVDNTKAKEVVIASLITVVYSSAMLFYMINSSLSLELPLDFVMMRLGINLLIIAILGLFAFSFSKLIERKIGGITGDTLGALLEISSLVYLFLIIVVPTFFL; from the coding sequence ATGAAAGGTTTTTTATTACTTTTATCGTTTATGACAAGAATACCAATGCCAAAAATAGATTATGATGAGGAAAAGCTTGGAAAGTCAATGAAACTTTTTCCACTTGTAGGAATAGTAATAGGTTTTATTCTATTATTCTTTTCTATAGTGTTTTCTTATGTCTTGAGCAATTTATCTTTTTCGGCTTTTTTACCAATAATCATATTGGTAGTAATTTTAACAGATTTAATCTCAACAGGAGCTTTACATCTTGATGGTTTAGCAGATACTTTTGATGGAATTTTTAGTTATAGAAGTAAACATAAAATGCTTGAAATAATGAAAGATTCAAGATTAGGTAGTAACGGTGCTTTAGCATTAATCCTATATTTCTTAATAAAGTTTGTATTACTATATTCTTTATTGATGGAAGATCAAGGAGAAACAGTTTTTGCTGTATTAACTTATCCAGTTGTAGCAAGACTTTGTAGTGTTATCAGTTGTGCTTCAGCTCCTTATGCTAGAGGAAGTGGAATGGGTAAAACTTTTGTTGATAATACAAAAGCTAAAGAAGTTGTTATTGCATCATTGATAACTGTAGTATATAGTAGTGCTATGTTATTCTATATGATAAATAGTAGTTTATCACTTGAATTACCTTTAGATTTTGTTATGATGAGATTAGGAATTAATTTACTTATAATTGCAATACTAGGACTATTTGCTTTTTCTTTCTCTAAATTGATAGAAAGAAAAATAGGTGGGATAACAGGAGATACTTTAGGTGCTTTACTTGAAATATCAAGCCTTGTATATCTATTCTTAATTATAGTTGTACCTACTTTCTTCTTATAA
- a CDS encoding histidine phosphatase family protein, with amino-acid sequence MGKLILIRHGQTEMNAQNLYFGKLNPPLNDLGIEQAYMAKEKLSNIAYDCIYSSPLERTRETAEICNYLDKEIIYDSRLEEINFGIFEGLTFKEISEQYPNEVKEMEKNWKSFNYITGESLEELYQRAISFLETLDYTKDNLIISHWGIINCIISYFVSGTLDTYWKFKVDNCSIVIFEGDFDFSYLTKLY; translated from the coding sequence ATGGGAAAATTAATTTTAATAAGACATGGGCAGACAGAAATGAATGCTCAAAACCTATATTTTGGAAAGTTAAATCCACCTTTAAATGACTTGGGAATAGAACAAGCCTATATGGCAAAGGAAAAACTTTCAAATATAGCTTATGATTGTATCTACTCTAGCCCTTTAGAAAGAACAAGAGAAACAGCAGAAATCTGTAATTATTTGGATAAAGAGATAATCTATGATAGTAGGTTAGAAGAAATAAATTTTGGAATTTTTGAAGGTTTAACATTTAAAGAAATTTCTGAACAATATCCAAATGAAGTAAAAGAAATGGAAAAGAATTGGAAAAGTTTTAATTATATAACAGGAGAAAGTCTCGAAGAACTATATCAAAGGGCTATTTCATTTTTAGAAACTTTAGATTATACAAAAGACAACCTTATTATTTCTCATTGGGGGATAATAAACTGTATAATCAGTTATTTTGTTTCAGGGACTTTAGATACCTATTGGAAATTTAAAGTAGATAATTGTTCTATTGTAATCTTTGAAGGAGATTTTGATTTCAGTTATCTTACTAAATTATATTAG
- the cobT gene encoding nicotinate-nucleotide--dimethylbenzimidazole phosphoribosyltransferase — protein MKDINFLFDLINKIEPVDSSAIKAAQTELDRKMKPKDCLGVLEEICKKVASIYGYPIKKLDRKCHILVSADNGVIEEGVSSCPIEYTPIVSEAMLNNIACIGIFTKTLGVDLNVVDIGMKNDIKREYPNLIHRKVKRGTNNFYKEKAMSMEECLQAIFTGIDLINERAQDYDIFSNGEMGIANTTTSSALLYSVTRENIDIVVGRGGGLSDEGLSKKKKIIVEACERYGTFDMNPIEMMAAVGGFDLACMLGMYIGAALNKKLMLVDGFISSVAALLACKLNKNIQDYLLFTHKSEEPGVNIILDYLKEKTFLNMNMRLGEGTGAVLAYPIIACAIEMINTMKSPEEVYKLFF, from the coding sequence ATGAAAGATATAAATTTTTTATTTGATTTAATTAATAAAATAGAGCCTGTAGATAGTTCAGCAATTAAAGCAGCTCAAACTGAGCTTGATAGAAAAATGAAACCTAAGGATTGCTTAGGAGTTTTAGAAGAAATTTGTAAAAAAGTTGCCTCTATCTATGGTTATCCTATAAAGAAATTAGATAGAAAATGTCATATACTTGTTTCAGCAGACAATGGAGTTATAGAAGAAGGAGTATCATCTTGTCCTATTGAATATACTCCAATAGTTTCTGAGGCAATGTTAAATAATATAGCTTGTATAGGTATATTTACAAAGACTTTAGGTGTAGACTTAAATGTTGTTGATATAGGAATGAAGAACGACATAAAAAGAGAATATCCTAATTTAATTCATAGAAAAGTTAAAAGAGGAACAAATAATTTTTACAAAGAAAAAGCTATGTCTATGGAAGAATGTCTACAAGCTATTTTTACAGGTATAGATTTAATAAATGAAAGAGCTCAAGACTATGATATATTCTCAAATGGAGAAATGGGTATAGCTAATACTACTACAAGTTCAGCACTTCTATACTCTGTAACAAGAGAAAATATAGATATAGTTGTAGGAAGAGGTGGAGGCCTATCAGATGAAGGCTTAAGCAAAAAGAAAAAAATAATAGTGGAAGCTTGTGAAAGATATGGAACTTTTGATATGAATCCTATTGAAATGATGGCTGCAGTTGGAGGTTTTGACTTAGCTTGTATGCTTGGAATGTATATAGGGGCAGCTCTTAATAAAAAGCTTATGCTTGTTGATGGCTTTATATCATCTGTTGCAGCACTATTAGCTTGTAAGTTAAATAAAAATATTCAAGATTACTTATTATTTACTCATAAGAGTGAAGAACCAGGGGTAAATATTATTTTAGACTATTTAAAAGAAAAAACTTTTTTAAATATGAATATGAGACTAGGTGAAGGAACAGGAGCTGTTCTTGCCTATCCTATAATTGCTTGTGCAATAGAAATGATTAATACTATGAAGAGTCCAGAAGAAGTGTATAAATTATTTTTTTAA
- the radC gene encoding RadC family protein, whose translation MDKSDNKNVKNKEELKKAEYKGHRERIRKRFLDKGIHSFSDYEILEFLLFYCNAQEDTKPIAKAILKEFKSLNRVFKADIKELEKIKGIGPISAILIKFVGELLTELYGENLKIETKADKITDKEALLKFLRNKIGYEDVEKFYVIYLSSSNEVIAFEESSSGTLDRSSIYPREIYKRVIMENAKSIIIAHNHPSGNTCPSKCDIDITNEIAKGLKNFGALLLEHIIITRDSYFSFLEEGLI comes from the coding sequence ATGGATAAAAGTGACAATAAAAATGTTAAAAATAAGGAAGAATTAAAGAAAGCTGAATATAAGGGACATAGGGAAAGAATTAGAAAAAGATTTTTGGATAAAGGTATTCATTCTTTTTCTGATTATGAAATTTTAGAATTTTTACTTTTTTATTGCAATGCTCAAGAAGATACAAAACCAATAGCTAAGGCTATATTAAAAGAATTTAAAAGTTTGAATAGAGTCTTTAAAGCTGATATAAAAGAACTAGAAAAAATTAAAGGAATTGGACCTATTTCTGCAATTTTAATAAAATTTGTTGGAGAATTATTAACAGAATTATATGGTGAAAACCTTAAAATAGAAACTAAAGCTGATAAAATAACTGATAAAGAGGCTTTATTAAAATTTTTAAGAAATAAAATAGGATATGAAGATGTAGAAAAATTCTATGTTATCTATCTTTCAAGCTCAAATGAAGTAATAGCTTTTGAAGAAAGTTCATCAGGAACTTTAGATAGAAGCTCAATTTATCCAAGAGAAATATACAAAAGGGTAATAATGGAAAATGCTAAGTCAATAATTATAGCTCATAATCACCCTTCAGGAAATACTTGTCCTTCAAAGTGTGATATAGACATAACAAATGAGATAGCAAAAGGACTTAAAAATTTTGGGGCTTTGTTGTTAGAGCATATAATAATAACAAGAGATTCCTACTTTAGTTTTTTAGAAGAAGGATTGATATAG
- a CDS encoding stage 0 sporulation family protein, with translation MENNIIDENTQIVSTDPERIHKVLIVTFETTKKRYYFEVLGDETYKKNDKVIVETIRGTELGIASNSPLPMKEKDLVLPIKPVLKLASEKEIEIYNKQRKEADEAFIACKEKIRKHQLEMKLITCEYTFDKSKLIFYFTANGRIDFRELVKDLAVMFKTRIELRQIGVRDEARILGNIGPCGKELCCKTFINKFDSVSVKMARDQGLVINPTKISGVCGRLLCCINYEYSQYEEALKNFPAVNQSVKTEVGEGKVVSISPLNNFLYVDVKDKGISRFSIDDIKFNRKEASILKNMKTKEEIENKILENE, from the coding sequence ATGGAAAATAATATTATAGATGAAAATACACAGATAGTAAGCACGGATCCAGAGAGAATCCACAAGGTTTTAATAGTAACTTTTGAAACTACAAAAAAGAGATACTATTTTGAAGTCTTAGGTGATGAAACATACAAAAAAAATGACAAGGTTATTGTTGAAACTATAAGAGGAACTGAGTTAGGTATAGCTTCTAACAGTCCCTTACCAATGAAGGAAAAAGACTTAGTTTTACCTATAAAGCCAGTTTTAAAATTAGCAAGTGAAAAAGAAATTGAAATCTATAACAAGCAAAGAAAAGAAGCAGATGAAGCCTTTATAGCTTGTAAGGAAAAGATTAGAAAACATCAACTTGAAATGAAGTTAATCACTTGTGAATATACTTTCGATAAATCAAAATTGATATTCTATTTTACAGCTAATGGAAGAATAGATTTTAGAGAACTTGTAAAAGACTTAGCAGTGATGTTTAAAACAAGAATAGAATTGAGACAAATAGGTGTAAGAGATGAGGCTAGAATTTTAGGAAATATTGGTCCTTGTGGAAAAGAATTATGTTGTAAAACTTTTATTAATAAGTTTGACTCTGTTTCAGTTAAAATGGCAAGAGACCAAGGGCTTGTAATAAATCCTACTAAAATATCAGGTGTATGTGGAAGATTACTATGTTGTATAAACTACGAATACAGCCAGTATGAAGAAGCACTTAAAAACTTCCCTGCAGTAAACCAATCAGTAAAAACTGAAGTAGGTGAAGGTAAGGTTGTTAGTATAAGTCCACTAAATAATTTCCTATATGTAGATGTTAAAGATAAGGGAATATCAAGATTTTCTATAGATGATATAAAATTCAATAGAAAAGAAGCTAGTATCTTAAAGAATATGAAAACAAAAGAGGAAATTGAAAATAAAATTTTAGAGAATGAATAA
- a CDS encoding tRNA1(Val) (adenine(37)-N6)-methyltransferase: MLKDDEIIEELDKKYKIIQKKGGYKYAEDTILLFNYLKKSLSKRNIKLLDIGTGNGILPILLSDNDMIEEIVGIDIQEENIERANKTLELNEIEKNINFTCLDIKEYKNANYFDVVISNPPYMEDNGKKINENEHRALSRHEIKLNLDEFIQNAKRLLKPIGTLYFIHRTHRLIEIIKTLDKNKFSVKKIIFVFSKNNTSSMMIIEALKGKKIKLEIENYYV, encoded by the coding sequence ATGTTAAAAGATGATGAAATTATAGAAGAATTGGATAAGAAATATAAAATTATTCAAAAAAAAGGTGGATATAAATACGCTGAAGATACTATATTGCTTTTTAACTATTTAAAAAAGTCTTTATCTAAAAGAAATATAAAGCTATTGGATATAGGTACAGGGAATGGGATACTTCCTATACTTCTATCTGATAATGATATGATAGAAGAAATTGTTGGAATTGATATACAAGAAGAAAATATTGAAAGAGCTAATAAGACTTTAGAACTAAATGAGATAGAAAAAAATATTAATTTTACTTGTTTAGATATTAAGGAATACAAGAATGCCAATTATTTCGATGTTGTAATTTCTAATCCACCATATATGGAGGATAATGGAAAAAAGATAAATGAGAATGAGCATAGAGCATTGTCAAGGCATGAGATAAAATTGAATTTAGATGAATTCATTCAAAATGCTAAAAGACTTTTAAAGCCTATAGGGACTTTGTATTTCATACATAGAACTCATAGATTAATTGAGATAATAAAGACCTTGGACAAAAATAAATTTTCTGTAAAAAAGATAATTTTTGTTTTTTCAAAGAATAATACATCAAGTATGATGATAATTGAGGCATTAAAAGGCAAAAAAATAAAATTAGAAATTGAAAATTATTATGTATAA
- a CDS encoding energy transducer TonB, giving the protein MKKYVLISLIVHLAILFLFATIETEEPEKEKLVKNEVVPIAFVAKQTSDNPGAKTLDTQEREKPKEEKPKSEPKIEKKVEEKKIEEKKVEEKKPVEKPIEKKAEKTEEKKIESNIPSKNEPSHSDTSSKSSSESSSTSSSDKSSNHSSDGGSPNGSSSGEDLGSNFIADGDGTYIALTSEGINYQIINEVEPDYPSQAESIGYSKKVQVTVKFLVGLKGNVEKAEIIKSHKDLGFDAEVMKAIKKWKFKPIFHKGKNIKVYFTKTFVFEPQ; this is encoded by the coding sequence ATGAAAAAATATGTTCTTATATCCCTTATAGTGCATTTAGCTATATTATTTCTTTTTGCTACTATTGAAACCGAAGAACCAGAAAAAGAAAAATTAGTTAAAAATGAAGTTGTTCCCATTGCTTTTGTTGCGAAACAAACTTCTGATAATCCTGGTGCTAAAACTCTTGATACCCAAGAAAGAGAAAAACCTAAAGAAGAAAAGCCTAAGAGTGAACCTAAAATTGAGAAAAAAGTAGAAGAAAAGAAAATTGAAGAAAAGAAAGTTGAGGAGAAAAAGCCTGTTGAAAAACCTATTGAAAAGAAGGCTGAAAAGACAGAAGAGAAGAAAATAGAAAGTAATATTCCAAGTAAAAATGAACCAAGTCATTCAGATACTTCTTCTAAATCTAGTTCAGAAAGTTCTAGTACTAGTTCTTCTGATAAGTCAAGTAATCATAGTAGTGATGGTGGCTCTCCTAATGGAAGTTCTTCAGGAGAAGATTTAGGTTCAAACTTTATTGCCGATGGAGATGGAACTTATATAGCTCTTACTTCTGAAGGAATAAACTATCAAATAATTAATGAGGTAGAACCTGATTATCCTTCTCAAGCTGAATCTATAGGATATTCAAAGAAGGTACAAGTAACTGTAAAATTCTTAGTAGGATTAAAAGGTAATGTTGAAAAGGCTGAAATAATAAAATCTCATAAAGATTTAGGCTTTGATGCAGAAGTTATGAAAGCTATTAAGAAATGGAAATTTAAGCCTATATTCCATAAGGGAAAAAATATAAAGGTTTATTTTACAAAAACATTTGTATTTGAACCACAATAA
- a CDS encoding ExbD/TolR family protein yields MSKYKKSRESAKLDLTPLIDVVFLLIIFFMVTTTFNNFGSVQIDLPSSTIQQTDKTKSIEIIIDKDGNYHISEDGKITQIQFSEIDSYLKTAKEATVSADKNLKYQVIMDVITKIKENGVDNLGLSFYE; encoded by the coding sequence ATGAGCAAGTACAAAAAAAGTAGAGAATCGGCTAAATTAGATTTGACTCCTCTTATAGATGTTGTATTTCTTTTAATTATATTCTTCATGGTAACAACAACATTTAATAACTTTGGTTCAGTACAAATAGATTTACCTAGCTCTACTATACAACAAACTGACAAAACTAAAAGTATTGAAATTATAATAGATAAAGATGGAAATTATCATATCTCTGAAGATGGAAAAATCACTCAAATTCAGTTTTCAGAAATAGATAGTTACCTAAAAACTGCTAAAGAAGCTACTGTTTCAGCAGATAAAAATTTAAAATATCAAGTAATTATGGACGTTATAACTAAGATAAAAGAAAATGGTGTGGATAATTTAGGATTAAGTTTCTATGAATAG
- a CDS encoding MotA/TolQ/ExbB proton channel family protein has product MLHYLQVGGPILWVLTIISIAAFAVILERIAFFSRNEKAVGNTFKEEILSLVANKKIDEARNLCASKKSCVASAVKKFLEKAEKGMEVQDYEFILKEITIQETSPYESRLNLLSSIISISPMLGLLGTVTGMIKAFTNISKYGAGDAAIVADGIAEALLTTAAGLMIAIPVIVVYNYLNRRLEKMENEIDDIVTNIINIFRR; this is encoded by the coding sequence ATGTTGCATTATTTACAAGTTGGGGGACCAATACTATGGGTATTAACTATTATTTCCATAGCTGCTTTTGCTGTTATATTGGAAAGAATAGCATTTTTTTCTAGGAATGAGAAGGCTGTAGGAAATACTTTTAAAGAGGAAATCCTTTCTTTAGTAGCCAACAAAAAAATTGATGAAGCTAGAAATCTTTGTGCTTCTAAAAAGAGCTGTGTGGCTTCTGCTGTAAAGAAATTTTTAGAAAAAGCTGAAAAAGGAATGGAAGTTCAAGATTATGAATTTATTTTAAAGGAAATCACTATTCAAGAAACTTCTCCTTATGAAAGCAGATTAAATCTTTTATCAAGTATTATCAGTATTTCACCTATGTTAGGTCTACTAGGAACAGTTACAGGTATGATTAAAGCCTTTACAAACATTTCTAAGTACGGTGCAGGAGATGCTGCTATAGTTGCTGATGGTATCGCTGAAGCTCTTTTAACAACTGCTGCAGGACTTATGATAGCTATTCCAGTTATTGTTGTCTATAACTATTTAAATAGAAGATTAGAAAAGATGGAAAATGAAATAGACGATATCGTCACAAACATAATAAATATATTTAGGAGATAA
- a CDS encoding cell division protein SepF — MADNSNVDIVFLKPSKFEDCVVCAKYIKEDKIVNMNLSQLDDKDSRRVLDYVAGAIFITKADIVNVGNRIFCSVPVSKSFLNETDRESVRDYETEEEIIRR, encoded by the coding sequence ATGGCAGATAATAGTAATGTAGATATAGTTTTTCTAAAGCCTTCTAAATTTGAAGATTGCGTAGTTTGTGCAAAATATATAAAGGAAGATAAGATAGTTAATATGAATTTAAGTCAACTAGATGATAAAGACTCAAGAAGAGTTTTAGACTATGTTGCCGGAGCAATTTTTATTACTAAGGCAGATATTGTTAATGTAGGTAATAGAATTTTCTGTTCAGTCCCTGTTAGTAAAAGCTTTTTAAATGAAACTGATAGAGAAAGTGTTCGTGACTATGAAACTGAAGAAGAAATAATCAGAAGATAA
- a CDS encoding N-acetylmuramoyl-L-alanine amidase family protein, whose translation MKKILLILFILFSVTVLSKEKYIVCLDPGHQTKGNPALEEIAPNSDKKKAKVTTGTRGVVTKKYESELMLEIALKLKTSLESKGYKVIMTRTKNDVDISNKERAIFANDNKADVYIRLHADGSENKNAAGASVLTSSPKNKYTTKVQKESEKFSKILLEEYVKATGAKNRGLIYRDDLTGTNWATVPNTLIELGFMSNAEEDKKLSEKDYQDKIVKGLVNGIDRYLGGK comes from the coding sequence ATGAAAAAAATTTTATTAATTTTATTTATACTTTTTTCTGTAACAGTTTTATCAAAAGAAAAATATATTGTGTGCTTAGACCCTGGACATCAGACAAAAGGAAACCCTGCTCTTGAAGAAATTGCACCTAATAGTGATAAGAAAAAAGCAAAGGTTACAACAGGAACTAGGGGAGTTGTTACAAAGAAATATGAATCTGAGCTTATGTTAGAAATAGCTTTAAAATTGAAAACTAGCTTAGAAAGTAAAGGTTACAAAGTTATAATGACTAGAACAAAAAATGATGTGGATATAAGTAACAAAGAAAGAGCTATATTTGCCAATGACAACAAGGCTGATGTTTATATAAGATTACATGCTGATGGTAGTGAAAATAAAAATGCTGCTGGAGCTAGCGTTTTAACTTCTTCACCTAAAAATAAATATACAACAAAAGTTCAAAAAGAAAGTGAAAAATTTTCAAAAATATTGTTAGAAGAATATGTTAAGGCAACAGGAGCTAAAAATAGAGGTCTTATATATAGAGATGACTTAACAGGAACAAATTGGGCTACTGTACCTAATACTTTAATAGAATTAGGTTTTATGTCAAATGCTGAAGAAGATAAGAAATTATCTGAAAAAGATTATCAAGATAAAATAGTTAAAGGCCTAGTGAATGGTATAGATAGATACTTAGGGGGTAAATAA